The sequence GCATCCATCAACATGGCGGTGAACTTGCATCTGATGCCTGCGAAAGGCATGACGCTGCCGTTTATTTCCTACGGCGGCTCGTCGATGATTTCGCTGGCCTATGGCGTCGGTATGCTGCTGGCGCTGACGCGGCAGCGGCCGCGCGTCGAAATGGAATCGATCGGCGCCGCCAACGCTGCGCACAGCTTCGCATAACGCGAGGACTGCGATGCCCAACAGGCCTCTCATCATGCTGGCGGCGGGCGGAACGGGCGGTCACCTGTTTCCTGCCGAAGCATTGGGGGTTGCGCTGATGAAGCGCGGCGCGCGCGTGCGGCTGATAACGGATTCCCGTGCGGTGCGTTACGGCGGTTTGTTCTCTCGCGACATGATGGATGTGGTGCCGAGCGAAACCGTGCGCGGGCGCACACCGTGGGCGCTGGCGCGCACCGGTGCGATGCTTGCCGCTGGCGGCGCGATGGCGCTGGCGCTGTTGCTGCGGCAAAAACCGAAAGCCGTCGTCGGCTTCGGCGGCTATCCGACGCTGCCGCCGCTGCTCGCTGCCAGGCTGCTTGGCATCCCCACCGTGATTCATGATTCCAATGCCGTGCTCGGCCGCGCCAACCGCCTGCTGTCGACGCGGGTGAACGCCATTGCGACATCGTTGCCCGGTGTGCTGGATCGCGATCCGGCATTGGCAGAAAAGAACACCGTCACCGGCACGCCGATGCGGCCCGCAATTCTCGCCGCCGCTGCTGTGCCCTATGGTTCGCCGGATACGACAGGACCGCTGCGCCTTCTGGTGACAGGCGGCAGTCAGGGCGCACGCATCATGGCCGACATCGTGCCGCCCGCGATCGAGCGGCTGGAGCCGGCGCTGTGGCGCAGGCTCAGTCTGGTGCAGCAGGTTCGCGAGGAAGACATGGCGCGGGTGCGCGGGGTCTACGATCGCCTCAAGATCGAGGCCGAACTTGCGCCGTTCTTCACGGATTTGCCGGCGCGGCTGGCGTCGTCGCATCTGGTGATCTCGCGCTCTGGCGCAGGCACCGTCGCCGAACTCGCGGCCATCGGACGCCCTTCCGTTTTGGTGCCGCTACCCGGAGCGATCGATCAGGATCAGTTCGCCAATGCCGGCGTGCTGGAGAAAGCCGGCGGCGCGATCCGGATTGCGCAAACCGAGTTCACGCCGGATCGTCTCGCCGCGGAAATCTCTGCGCTCGCCGCCGATCCCGCCCGGCTGACCGCGATGGCCAGCGATGCGCGCTCGGTCGGCAGGCTCGACGCCGCCGAGCGTCTTGCCGATCTCGCGGTGAAGGTGGCGGGTATCTAGCGATCGCGCGCCGCATTCGCTGCCCGATGCCGGATGTTACGCGCACCGCGCAGAATTTTTTCGCTCATCACAAGCCCGTGATTTTGTTGCATTGCACTGTCTTGAATCGAAGACCTCCATGATGGGGCACTCCGCTCCCGAAATTCACACCCACTCATGGAGACGATGATGAAGATGTTCACAATGACACGAATGGCGGCGCTGGCCGTCAGCCTGTTCACCGCATCGCTTGGAATGACCGAAGCCCACGCAGCGCCGCGAGCGCCAGTTGTTGCGAAAAACGTCGTGCTGGTGCACGGCGCATGGGCCGATGGCTCAAGCTGGGGCGAGGTGATCCCCTATCTTCAGGCGGCGGGATTGAAAGTCACCGCCGTGCAGAATCCGCTCAGTTCGCTGGAAGATTCCGTGACGGCAACGCGCCGTGTGCTTGCGCTTCAGGATGGGCCGACCGTGCTCGTCGGCCATTCCTTCGGTGGCACCATCATCAGTGAAGCCGGTACGGATTCGAAGGTGTCGTCGCTGGTGTATGTTGCCGCGCGCGCGCCCGACGCGAACGAGGATTTTGTTGCGCTCTCCGCGAAGTATCCGACGGGGCCGGTGCGTGCGGGCATTGAGGCCCATGACGGCTACACGCGGCTGTCGGAAGATTCGTTCCTGAAATATTTCGCCAACGGCGTTCCGACCAAGAAAGCCAAGGTGCTTTATGCGGTGCAGGGCGACACCGCGGCGTCGGCCTTCGCGGCACGCACGACGCAGGCGGCATGGCACGACAAGCCGTCGTTCTATGCGGTGTCGAAGGAGGACAAGACCATCAATCCGGATCTCGAGCGGTTTCTCGCCAAGCGCATGAACGCGACCACCATCGAACTCGACGCCGGTCATCTGCCGATGGTGTCGAAGCCGAAGGAGATCGCCAACCTGATCCTCGCGGCGGCGGGACGCGGCCCGAAGAGCTGACAGTCGAGAGTATTCCGGGTCGGTTCGCAGTTTGGCCGATCCGGAATCTCTTTCTCTAGAGTTTTACGTTCTCCACCAGATAATTCAGAAATGCCCGCACCCGCGCGGGCAATTGCCCGCCATGGCCCAGAAACACTGCGTGGATCGCTTCACGGTCGCCGGGATTGAAGTCTTCCAGCACCGGTACCAGCCTTGAGGCCTGGATGTCCTCATCGACATGAAAGCGGGCGAGCCGCGCAAGGCCAGCGCCCGCAATGGCAAGCCGCTGCATTGCTTCGCCGTCGCTCACCAGCGCGTTGCCGACCGGTGGCACAGTGATAATCCCGCCTTTGCTGTCGCGAAATCGCCAACCCTCGACTTGCCGTGAAAAGCAGAAGCCCAGCATATTGTGTTTGGCGAGATCGGCCGGCGTGCGGGGCGTTCCGTGCTCCGCGAGATATGAGGGCGCGGCGACCACCACCGTACGGCTCTCGCCGAGCTTGCGCGCGAGCAGCCGGGACTCGCGCAACGGTCCGACGCGAATGGCGATGTCCGCGCGCTCTTCCAGCAGGTCCACCACTGTATCGGTCAGCGTAACGTCAACGCTGACGCCTGGGTGCAGCTTGAGAAATCCGGGCAGCAGCGGCAGCAGCCAGTGCAGCCCGAACGGCACGCTGGTGTTGACCCGCACGCGGCCGCGCGGCGTCGCGCCGGCTGCAGCCTCGCGCTCCGCCGTATCGATATCGTCGAGAATGCGGATGCTGCGGTCGTAATAGGCGGTGCCTTCCGGTGTGAGCTGCAATTTGCGGGTCGAGCGGTTGATGAGCCGCACCCCGAGCCGGGCTTCCAGCCGAGCCACCAGTTTACTAACCGCCGACGGCGTCATGCGGAGCGCGCGGGCGGCGGCGGAAAAGCCTCCGAGCTCGACCACGCGAGCAAAGACTTCCATCTCGCTGGAGCGATTAACGTCCTGTCGCGACATTGTGACTTCAATTCACAGATATTGTTATTTAGAGAAGTCTAGTTCACGAATGACTTTGCGTCCACTTCTCAGAAATGCCGGCTGGGCCGGATTTGTCTGAGGACTGCACCATGCCACTCGCCCTGTACGCGCTCACCGCCGGCGCTTTCGGAATTGGCGTCACCGAATTCGTGATCATGGGCCTGCTGATCCAGGTCGGCGCGGATCTCCATGTCTCCATCTCCGCCGCCGGTCTGCTGATATCCGGCTACGCGCTCGGCGTCGTGGTCGGTGCGCCGATCATGACCATCGCCACCGCACGCTGGCCGCGCAAGACCGTGCTGCTCGTGCTGATGGGTGTGTTCACCATCGGCAATCTGGCGTGCGCCATCGCTCCCGATTACTGGACGCTGATGGCGGCGCGGGTACTGACTGCATTCGCCCACGGCACATTCTTCGGTGTCGGCTCGGTGGTGGCAACGACACTCGTCGTTCCAAACAAGAAGGCGTCCGCGATTGCCATCATGTTCACGGGTCTCACGGTCGCCAACATTCTCGGCGTGCCGTTCGGAACGTGGCTCGGGCAGAACTTCGGCTGGCGCGCGACGTTCTGGGCGGTCACGCTGGTCGGCGTTGTCGCGTTCGCCATCATTGCGGCTTTGGTCCCGAAGGACAGGTCGGTTCCGGAAGCATCGAACTTGAAAGACGATCTCGCGGTGCTGCGGCGAGGGCCGGTGCTGGTCGGATTTCTCACCACCATCATGGGGTGGGTCGGTGTCTTCGCAGCCTTCACCTATCTCACGCCGATGCTGACGAAGATCACGGGTTTCTCCGACGCCGCGGTCTCGCCGATCCTGTTGGTGCTGGGCGCGGGACTGATGGTCGGCAATCTGCTTGGCGGCCGCATCGCGGACAAGCATCTGATGACCGCGCTGTTCGGCAGTCTCTTTGCTCTCGCGCTTGTGCTCGCACTCATAACGTTCGCGCTTCACAACAAGATCGCGATGGTCGTGTTTGCCGGTCTTTTGGGCGCTGCCGCCTTCGCGACCGCGCCACCGTTGCAGATATGGGTACTGAACAAGGCGCACGGGGCGGGACAGTCACTTGCTTCCAGCTTCAACATTGCCGCCTTCAACTTGGGCAATGCCATCGGCGCGTGGCTCGGAGGTGCGGTGATCGATCATGGTCCGGGGCTTGGCGCGATTCCCTGGATTGCGAGCCTGGTGCCGCTCGCAGGCATGGTACTGGCGATGACCAGCCATCGGCTGGAAACGCGGCGGGCCGCTAGGGTTCCTGCAGGCGCCAGCATCACCGCCTGCGGGGCGGCGGCGGATTAGCCGAGTTTGGAAGCGGCTTTTCACCCGAATCTGGCAATTTTTCCGTCGTGGCCGGGCTTGTCCCGGCCATCTGCGTCTTGCATGAAGGTGCGAGGATTCGTGGGTGTCCGGGTCACCGGACATGACGTGAGAGATTGTATCATGAGACTGCCGCGCGAGATCGGACCCATTCACTTCGTCGGTATCGGCGGCATCGGCATGAGCGGCATTGCCGAGGTGCTGTGCAACCTCGGCTACACGGTGCAGGGCTCCGACGCCTCCGAGAACGCCAACGTCACCCGCCTGCGCGAAAAAGGCATCAAGATCAGCATCGGCCACAAGGCCGAGAACGTGAATGGCGCGGATGTACTGGTGGTTTCGACTGCGATAAAGCGCGACAATCCGGAACTGATCGCCGCGCGCGGCTCGCGCATTCCCGTCGTCCGCCGTGCCGAGATGCTGGCCGAACTGATGCGGCTGAAAAGCTGCATCGCCATTGCCGGCACCCACGGAAAGACCACCACCACATCGATGGTCGCAACATTGCTCGATGCAGGAAATTTCGATCCCACAGTCATCAATGGCGGCATCATCAACGCCTACGGCACCAACGCGCGGCTCGGCGCGGGGGAGTGGATGGTGGTGGAGGCGGACGAGAGCGACGGCACGTTCCTCAAGCTGCCGGTGGATGTCGCCATCGTCACCAACGTGGACCCCGAGCATCTCGATCACTTCAAGACATTCGACGCCGTGCAGGATGCGTTCAAGAACTTTGTCGAGGGCGTGCCGTTCTACGGCTTCGCGGTGATGTGCATCGATCACCCGGTGGTGCAGGCGCTGGTCGGCAAGATCGAGGACCGCCGTATTATCACCTATGGCGAAAATCCGCAGGCCGACGCGCGGCTGGTCGATCTCGCGCCCTTCACCGGCGGCTCGAAGTTCAAGGTCGAGTTCCGCAATCGCAAGACCGATGTCGCGCATCAGATTTCCGATCTGGTGCTGCCGATGCCCGGCCGCCACAACGCGCTCAACGCGACGGCGGCGATCGCGGTGGCGCACGAGATCGGCATTTCCGACGAGGCAATCCGCAAAGCACTGGCCGGTTTCGGTGGCGTCAAGCGGCGCTTCACCAAGACCGGGGACTGGAACGGCGTCACCATCATCGACGATTATGGTCACCATCCGGTGGAAATAGCGGCCGTGCTGAAGGCCGCGCGCGATTCCACCAAAGGCAAGGTCATCGCCGTGGTGCAGCCGCACCGCTACACGCGGCTGCAATCTTTGTTCGAGGAATTCTGCACCTGCTTCAACGACGCCGATGTGGTGATCGTCGCCGACGTGTATCCGGCGGGCGAAGCGCCGATTCCCGGCGTCGATCGCGATTCATTCGTGCTTGGTCTGCGCGCGCACGGGCATCGCGAAGTGATCCCGCTGCCGGGGGCGGATAAACTCGCGTCTGTTGTGCGCGACGTGGCAAAGCCGGATGATTTCGTGGTTCTGCTCGGCGCGGGCAACATCACGCAATGGGCCTACGCGCTGCCGGGCGAGTTGAAGGCGTTGAATTAGCGGGGTGCCGATGGCGATCCTCAGCGACGAAACCTGGAAGCGTCATGCCAATCCATGGAGCGTGTGGACCCGCTATGCAGCGTTTCCGGTTCTGGTCGCGGCGATCTGGAGCCGCATGTGGCTCGGCTGGGGCGCAATCGTTCCGGTGACGATTGTGGTTGCGTGGTTGATCTGGAATCCGCGGGCGTTTCCGCCGCCGGCCTCCACCAACAACTGGGCGTCGAAAGCGGTGCTCGGTGAACGCATCTGGGTCGCTCTGAAACGTGACGAAGTGCCACCGCATCACCGCATAGCGCCTCGCGTCGCGGGTTTGTTCTCGGCGGCTGGTGCGCTCGCTCTGGTCTTTGGGCTGGTTGTGTTCGACGCTGTCGTCACTGTTCTGGCGATGCTTCTGGTGGTTGTCGCCAAGACGTGGTTTGTCGATCGCATGGTATGGCTGTTCGACGACATGAAAGATTCCAAGCCGGAGTATCGTTCTTGGCTGTACTGACCTTCTCCGACATCAGCGCCGATCTGAAATCCCAGATGCCCGATCTGCGCGGGCGGCTGCTCGCGAATGAAACACTTGCACCGTTCACGTGGTTTCGTGTCGGTGGCCCGGCGCAAATCCTGTTCACACCGGCGGACGAAGACGATCTCGCATACTTTCTGTCGAAGTTGCCGAGCGAGATTCCCGTCTATACGGTGGGCGTCGGCTCGAATTTGATCGTGCGCGACGGCGGGGTGCCCGGCGTCGTGATCCGTTTGTCGCCGCGCGGCTTCGGCGGGATCAAAGCTGACGGCGACGTGGTCCGTGCCGGCACGGCGGCGCTCGATAAGCGCGTAGCGGAAGCCGCGGCTGCGGCGACCATTGGCGGCCTGGAATTCTACTTCGGCATTCCGGGCTCGATTGGCGGCGCGCTGCGCATGAATGCGGGCGCCAACGGCGGCGAGACCAAGGACGTGCTCGTGGAGGCGAGGGGTCTCACGCGCAGTGGCGAGCGTGTGACATTTTCCAATGCCGACATGAAATTTGTCTATCGCAATTCAGGCGTGGACACGTCGATCATCTTCACCTCCGCGCTGTATCGCGGGCAGATCACCGATCCTGAGAAAATTCGCGCGCGCATGGCCGAGGTGCAGAACCATCGCGAGACGGCGCAGCCGATCCGCGAGAAGACCGGTGGCTCGACCTTCAAGAATCCGCCGGGCCACAGTTCGTGGAAACTGATCGATGCCGCCGGGATGCGCGGCTTCCGCGTCGGCGGCGCGCAGGTTTCGGAAATGCACTGCAATTTCCTGATCAACACCGG is a genomic window of Bradyrhizobium sp. G127 containing:
- the murG gene encoding undecaprenyldiphospho-muramoylpentapeptide beta-N-acetylglucosaminyltransferase — its product is MPNRPLIMLAAGGTGGHLFPAEALGVALMKRGARVRLITDSRAVRYGGLFSRDMMDVVPSETVRGRTPWALARTGAMLAAGGAMALALLLRQKPKAVVGFGGYPTLPPLLAARLLGIPTVIHDSNAVLGRANRLLSTRVNAIATSLPGVLDRDPALAEKNTVTGTPMRPAILAAAAVPYGSPDTTGPLRLLVTGGSQGARIMADIVPPAIERLEPALWRRLSLVQQVREEDMARVRGVYDRLKIEAELAPFFTDLPARLASSHLVISRSGAGTVAELAAIGRPSVLVPLPGAIDQDQFANAGVLEKAGGAIRIAQTEFTPDRLAAEISALAADPARLTAMASDARSVGRLDAAERLADLAVKVAGI
- a CDS encoding alpha/beta hydrolase, whose product is MFTMTRMAALAVSLFTASLGMTEAHAAPRAPVVAKNVVLVHGAWADGSSWGEVIPYLQAAGLKVTAVQNPLSSLEDSVTATRRVLALQDGPTVLVGHSFGGTIISEAGTDSKVSSLVYVAARAPDANEDFVALSAKYPTGPVRAGIEAHDGYTRLSEDSFLKYFANGVPTKKAKVLYAVQGDTAASAFAARTTQAAWHDKPSFYAVSKEDKTINPDLERFLAKRMNATTIELDAGHLPMVSKPKEIANLILAAAGRGPKS
- a CDS encoding LysR family transcriptional regulator; protein product: MSRQDVNRSSEMEVFARVVELGGFSAAARALRMTPSAVSKLVARLEARLGVRLINRSTRKLQLTPEGTAYYDRSIRILDDIDTAEREAAAGATPRGRVRVNTSVPFGLHWLLPLLPGFLKLHPGVSVDVTLTDTVVDLLEERADIAIRVGPLRESRLLARKLGESRTVVVAAPSYLAEHGTPRTPADLAKHNMLGFCFSRQVEGWRFRDSKGGIITVPPVGNALVSDGEAMQRLAIAGAGLARLARFHVDEDIQASRLVPVLEDFNPGDREAIHAVFLGHGGQLPARVRAFLNYLVENVKL
- a CDS encoding MFS transporter; translated protein: MPLALYALTAGAFGIGVTEFVIMGLLIQVGADLHVSISAAGLLISGYALGVVVGAPIMTIATARWPRKTVLLVLMGVFTIGNLACAIAPDYWTLMAARVLTAFAHGTFFGVGSVVATTLVVPNKKASAIAIMFTGLTVANILGVPFGTWLGQNFGWRATFWAVTLVGVVAFAIIAALVPKDRSVPEASNLKDDLAVLRRGPVLVGFLTTIMGWVGVFAAFTYLTPMLTKITGFSDAAVSPILLVLGAGLMVGNLLGGRIADKHLMTALFGSLFALALVLALITFALHNKIAMVVFAGLLGAAAFATAPPLQIWVLNKAHGAGQSLASSFNIAAFNLGNAIGAWLGGAVIDHGPGLGAIPWIASLVPLAGMVLAMTSHRLETRRAARVPAGASITACGAAAD
- the murC gene encoding UDP-N-acetylmuramate--L-alanine ligase encodes the protein MRLPREIGPIHFVGIGGIGMSGIAEVLCNLGYTVQGSDASENANVTRLREKGIKISIGHKAENVNGADVLVVSTAIKRDNPELIAARGSRIPVVRRAEMLAELMRLKSCIAIAGTHGKTTTTSMVATLLDAGNFDPTVINGGIINAYGTNARLGAGEWMVVEADESDGTFLKLPVDVAIVTNVDPEHLDHFKTFDAVQDAFKNFVEGVPFYGFAVMCIDHPVVQALVGKIEDRRIITYGENPQADARLVDLAPFTGGSKFKVEFRNRKTDVAHQISDLVLPMPGRHNALNATAAIAVAHEIGISDEAIRKALAGFGGVKRRFTKTGDWNGVTIIDDYGHHPVEIAAVLKAARDSTKGKVIAVVQPHRYTRLQSLFEEFCTCFNDADVVIVADVYPAGEAPIPGVDRDSFVLGLRAHGHREVIPLPGADKLASVVRDVAKPDDFVVLLGAGNITQWAYALPGELKALN
- a CDS encoding DUF6653 family protein, which translates into the protein MAILSDETWKRHANPWSVWTRYAAFPVLVAAIWSRMWLGWGAIVPVTIVVAWLIWNPRAFPPPASTNNWASKAVLGERIWVALKRDEVPPHHRIAPRVAGLFSAAGALALVFGLVVFDAVVTVLAMLLVVVAKTWFVDRMVWLFDDMKDSKPEYRSWLY
- the murB gene encoding UDP-N-acetylmuramate dehydrogenase, whose amino-acid sequence is MTFSDISADLKSQMPDLRGRLLANETLAPFTWFRVGGPAQILFTPADEDDLAYFLSKLPSEIPVYTVGVGSNLIVRDGGVPGVVIRLSPRGFGGIKADGDVVRAGTAALDKRVAEAAAAATIGGLEFYFGIPGSIGGALRMNAGANGGETKDVLVEARGLTRSGERVTFSNADMKFVYRNSGVDTSIIFTSALYRGQITDPEKIRARMAEVQNHRETAQPIREKTGGSTFKNPPGHSSWKLIDAAGMRGFRVGGAQVSEMHCNFLINTGDATARDIEMLGETVRARVKENSGIELQWEIKRIGIERA